One window from the genome of Cucumis melo cultivar AY chromosome 12, USDA_Cmelo_AY_1.0, whole genome shotgun sequence encodes:
- the LOC103483043 gene encoding calcium-dependent protein kinase 10 translates to MGNCNACVRPETTEDEKSVNRKKNEKERKSNPYTRETATRSPAPLRVLKDVMPLSHRTRISDKYILGLELGRGEFGITYLCTDRETKQALACKSISKRKLRTAVDIEDVRREVAIMSNLPEHPNIVKLKATYEDNENVHLVMELCEGGELFDRIVARGHYTERAAANVARTIAEVVRMCHANGVMHRDLKPENFLFANKKEHSPLKAIDFGLSVFFKPGEKFSEIVGSPYYMAPEVLKRNYGPEVDIWSAGVILYILLCGVPPFWAETEQGVALAILRGVLDFKREPWPQISESAKSLVRQMLEPEPKKRLTAQQVLDHPWLQNAKKAPNVPLGDIVRMRLKQFSVMNRFKKKALRVIAEHLSVEEVEVIRDMFSLMDTDNDGKVSFEELKAGLKKVGSQLAEPEMKMLMEVADVDGNGVLDYGEFVAVTIHLQRMENDEHFRRAFMFFDKNESGFIELDELRVALSDESGETDSDVLNEIMREVDTDKDGQISYDEFVAMMKTGTDWRKASRQYSRERFKSLSLNLMKDGSLQLHDGLTGQAVVV, encoded by the exons ATGGGGAATTGTAACGCGTGTGTGAGACCAGAGACTACAGAGGACGAGAAGTCGGTTAATCGgaagaagaatgaaaaagagCGGAAATCGAATCCATATACACGGGAGACAGCTACTAGGTCGCCGGCTCCACTTAGGGTTTTGAAAGATGTGATGCCGCTCAGTCACCGGACGCGAATCAGCGACAAGTATATACTGGGGCTTGAACTAGGCCGTGGAGAGTTCGGGATCACGTATTTGTGTACTGATAGAGAGACGAAACAGGCTTTGGCTTGTAAATCGATATCGAAGAGGAAGCTGAGAACTGCGGTGGATATAGAAGATGTGAGGCGAGAGGTTGCTATAATGTCAAATTTGCCTGAACATCCGAATATAGTGAAGCTTAAAGCGACTTACGAGGATAACGAGAATGTTCATCTGGTTATGGAGCTTTGTGAGGGAGGTGAGCTTTTCGATCGGATTGTAGCGAGAGGACACTACACCGAACGTGCTGCAGCAAACGTTGCGAGAACAATCGCTGAAGTGGTGAGGATGTGTCACGCTAACGGAGTTATGCACAGAGATTTGAAGCCTGAGAATTTTTTGTTTGCGAACAAGAAGGAACATTCTCCTCTCAAAGCGATTGATTTTGGTCTTTCTGTGTTCTTCAAGCCTG GGGAGAAGTTTTCGGAGATAGTGGGGAGTCCATACTACATGGCGCCCGAAGTATTGAAAAGAAACTATGGACCAGAGGTTGATATTTGGAGTGCGGGTGtgatattatatattttattgtgCGGTGTTCCGCCATTCTGGGCTG AGACTGAACAAGGAGTAGCTCTTGCAATTTTGAGGGGCGTACTTGATTTTAAGAGGGAACCATGGCCACAGATTTCAGAGAGTGCTAAAAGCCTTGTCCGGCAGATGCTGGAGCCAGAGCCTAAGAAGCGCTTAACCGCTCAGCAGGTGCTTG ATCATCCTTGGTTACAAAATGCAAAAAAAGCTCCAAATGTTCCACTTGGAGATATTGTAAGGATGAGACTCAAGCAGTTCTCTGTTATGAATAGGTTCAAAAAGAAAGCCCTAAGG GTGATAGCAGAGCATTTGTCCGTTGAAGAAGTTGAAGTGATCAGAGATATGTTTTCTTTGATGGACACCGACAATGATGGGAAAGTATCTTTTGAGGAACTGAAAGCGGGACTAAAAAAGGTTGGCTCACAGTTGGCTGAGCCCGAGATGAAAATGCTCATGGAAGTG GCTGATGTTGATGGTAATGGTGTATTGGATTATGGAGAGTTTGTAGCGGTTACAATACATTTGCAGAGGATGGAAAATGACGAACATTTTCGCAGGGCATTTATGTTTTTTGATAAAAATGAAAGTGGATTCATTGAATTAGATGAGCTACGGGTAGCCTTATCTGATGAATCAGGTGAAACCGATAGTGATGTGCTGAACGAAATTATGCGCGAGGTTGACACAGACAAG GACGGACAAATAAGTTACGACGAGTTTGTGGCGATGATGAAAACTGGAACGGATTGGCGAAAGGCATCGAGGCAGTATTCTCGAGAGAGGTTCAAGAGTTTGAGTCTTAACCTAATGAAAGATGGATCGTTGCAACTTCATGACGGTCTCACTGGACAAGCCGTAGTCGTGTGA
- the LOC103483022 gene encoding uncharacterized protein LOC103483022 produces the protein MGKDYYNILKVSRSASDEDLKRAYKRLALFWHPDKNPSNKHEAEAKFKQISEAYDVLSDPQKRQIYDLYGEETLKSGKIPPPNPHATSSSAYSPVYQHFQRQHPNTSTFKFNPRDADDIYAEFFGSEGGGGSNNVDGGGKSRGVRDEFFRFQNGMENGSGVKGRKAAAVESALPCTLEELFKGAKKKMRISRNVYDVSGKFRTVEEILTIDIKPGWKKGTKITFPQKGNQEPGIIPADLIFVVDEKPHAIYRRDGNDLVVNHEITLLESLTGKTLELSSLDGRTLTIPITDIVKPGDEMVLANEGMPISKEPGKKGNLRIKFDVKYPSRLTTEQKSDLIRVLGVVS, from the exons ATGGGGAAAGATTACTATAACATACTCAAAGTAAGCCGAAGCGCTAGCGATGAGGATTTGAAGAGAGCTTACAAAAGATTAGCTTTGTTTTGGCATCCCGACAAGAACCCTTCTAACAAACACGAAGCTGAAGCCAAGTTCAAGCAAATTTCTGAAGCTTATGATGTTCTTAGCGATCCTCAAAAGCGTCAGATCTACGACCTTTATGGTGAAGAAACCCTCAAGTCCGGCAAGATTCCGCCGCCCAATCCTCACGCCACTTCCTCATCTGCTTATTCTCCCGTTTACCAGCACTTTCAACGCCAGCATCCCAATACTTCTACGTTTAAGTTTAATCCCAGGGACGCGGATGATATTTATGCGGAATTTTTCGGATCCGAGGGTGGTGGCGGGAGTAATAATGTCGATGGGGGTGGGAAGAGTAGAGGGGTTAGGGATGAGTTTTTTAGGTTTCAGAATGGGATGGAGAATGGGAGTGGTGTTAAAGGGAGGAAGGCGGCTGCGGTTGAGAGTGCGTTGCCTTGTACCTTGGAGGAGCTATTTAAAGGCGCCAAAAAGAAGATGAGAATTTCGAGAAATGTTTATGATGTCTCTGG CAAGTTCCGAACAGTTGAAGAGATATTGACAATAGACATAAAGCCAGGGTGGAAGAAGGGGACAAAGATTACTTTTCCTCAGAAAGGAAATCAGGAGCCTGGGATCATTCCAGCAGATCTTATATTTGTAGTGGATGAGAAACCACATGCTATATACCGGAGAGATGGGAATGATCTAGTGGTGAACCATGAAATAACGCTCCTGGAATCACTCACAGGTAAAACTCTTGAACTTAGTTCTCTTGATGGAAGGACTCTCACGATCCCTATTACGGATATTGTCAAACCTGGTGATGAGATGGTTCTGGCAAATGAAGGAATGCCAATCTCAAAGGAACCTGGGAAGAAGGGAAATTTGAGAATCAAATTTGATGTCAAATATCCATCAAGACTTACAACAGAACAAAAGTCTGATCTAATAAGAGTTCTTGGTGTAGTTTCATAG